A single region of the Gemmatimonadota bacterium genome encodes:
- a CDS encoding tetratricopeptide repeat protein — MSIPAAPESHRPRRNPWKALKDVDQRDVRLLGKQLGVSFAWGLGVSLLGAALFGNAIAAITGFAIGAVLGWYAVELPGRLFHKIYMPSGDTTPAPAEYSYAESLARRGLYDAAMAAYRRDSEENPEDPEPYLRIARLLRDKLGNYEEALTWFRRGRNETQIDPGREMLVGREIVEIYLTRLNQPGRAAPELARLAEKFRGTSTGEWARKELRKVKVRLREEL, encoded by the coding sequence ATGAGCATTCCAGCAGCTCCCGAGTCACATCGCCCGCGACGAAATCCCTGGAAGGCCCTGAAGGATGTCGACCAGCGCGACGTGCGCCTGCTAGGCAAGCAGCTCGGGGTTTCATTTGCCTGGGGGCTCGGCGTATCGCTGCTGGGCGCGGCGCTGTTCGGCAATGCCATCGCCGCGATCACAGGGTTCGCCATCGGCGCCGTCCTGGGCTGGTATGCCGTCGAGCTGCCCGGCCGGCTGTTCCACAAGATCTACATGCCCAGCGGCGATACCACGCCGGCGCCAGCCGAGTACTCGTACGCGGAATCGCTGGCCCGGCGAGGCCTTTACGACGCCGCCATGGCGGCGTATCGGAGGGATTCTGAGGAGAACCCGGAGGATCCGGAGCCGTACCTGCGCATTGCGCGACTGCTGCGCGACAAGCTCGGCAATTACGAGGAGGCGCTGACCTGGTTCCGTAGGGGGCGGAACGAAACGCAGATCGACCCGGGACGCGAGATGCTGGTCGGCCGCGAGATCGTCGAGATCTATCTAACCAGGCTGAACCAGCCCGGCCGCGCCGCGCCCGAGCTGGCGCGCCTGGCGGAAAAGTTCCGGGGCACCTCTACGGGCGAGTGGGCGCGCAAAGAACTCCGGAAGGTGAAAGTGCGCCTGCGCGAGGAGCTGTAG
- a CDS encoding transposase zinc-binding domain-containing protein produces MPTTATRPLRTPRAHANPRPPVPTRPASEAGSGPVYRPRNPTATPLYPIVQHHLETFLARAAEADPLGDGVPFWVENDFRAYLRCGLLAHGFARARCDGCGIERLVALACYNSLSLGDPSAALGGGSRGRQDREPVRLRRRGRLLLAGAGAVAGPEQRAGAGADTRCRTPRYGTVRTVSSGPRYTSISEPTIRLVRVTAPSWMSSNVHT; encoded by the coding sequence ATGCCCACCACCGCGACCCGGCCCCTTCGTACTCCACGCGCCCATGCGAACCCTCGTCCACCTGTCCCAACTCGCCCGGCCAGTGAGGCCGGCTCCGGCCCCGTCTACCGCCCCCGCAATCCAACCGCCACGCCTCTCTACCCGATCGTCCAGCACCACCTCGAAACCTTCCTCGCCCGCGCGGCCGAGGCCGATCCCTTGGGCGACGGCGTGCCCTTCTGGGTCGAGAACGACTTCCGCGCCTACCTGCGCTGCGGTCTCCTCGCCCACGGCTTCGCCCGCGCCCGCTGCGACGGCTGTGGGATCGAGCGCCTCGTCGCCTTGGCATGCTATAATAGTCTCAGCCTGGGAGATCCGTCAGCTGCCCTAGGAGGTGGGTCTCGAGGTCGTCAAGACCGAGAACCTGTACGACTTCGACGGCGAGGCAGGCTGCTACTCGCGGGGGCAGGGGCAGTAGCGGGGCCGGAACAGCGTGCGGGCGCGGGCGCCGACACCCGGTGCCGCACCCCCCGCTACGGAACGGTCCGGACAGTGTCGTCTGGTCCTCGATATACCTCGATATCCGAACCCACGATCCGGCTGGTCAGAGTGACCGCGCCGTCGTGGATGAGCTCCAACGTCCACACGTAG
- a CDS encoding Ig-like domain-containing protein, producing the protein MAGRSSTPRRSALVALFISTCLVSFATCSGGDDGTGPGGGSTRPAAVAKVSGDGQSGTVGAALASELVARVTNSAGAALSGVSLSWAVTAGGGSVAPSSSTTDASGQARTTWTLGTTAGANTATATVGSLTPAAFTATGAADAAASVRLNPDSLRFTAVGDTSRLSASAQDRFGNAVTGASFIWTSLDTTIATVDATGLVRARANGAGSVVATTAGKADTARVRVAQVATTVIITPDADTINAIGDTIVLAAAARDRTGNAIASAGISWSSLDTAVASVTSIGRVISRTAGTARIRAAADAAADTASILSRQIVASVSVSPSAPTIEIGDTTRLTATASDSNGVAKTNASISWSSSASTVASVSTTGLVTGVAAGSANIIATSEGKSDTAAVTVQSRAPSVAKFFASYAFVDAGQATTFGWSVSDPDGDAVSCTLDANGDGATDYTISNCISTVSQRHTFPSSGTFAARLTATDAHGRTSSSTLSITVGARTSFVTGQNADLMLSGIDFNNTGGSLLFNHTAGIATDGTRLYLADRNNNRVLVWTTLPTGNTAPNLVLGQPDFTSNNPGVGRNQMNWPVQVSTDGTRVVVADAYNDRLLIWNSPPTQNGQAADVVVSGDLRWPWGVWTNGTKLVATSTRDGRTYIWNSFPTADNAAASLTLTGDFGTPRTITSNGTALIIGDHNPRVSNQQGNFFWNTFPTTDNQAYSFFRNSPFDPNAAWMQGDITPAGKLILLGRHLHIWNSVPTSAATNPDLTVSYEFKTGDGSHAAHTNGKLFLSVANGNKILAYNALPTGSSQQPDFAVGASSISQNTLETNFFITNPTPATNGTSLLVSSDFDRKLYVWRTIPSASGTHPDVTISVSNQPRDNAIWGNTFVMAGESTVHIWTSIPLNGEPADRTLTGAGSVSFSNLQGVALDDRYFYLSDQNGRIYVWEGLPTSSSEPKYTIMLPSAFASRIASDGEYLVANVRSNHNAVVYRVSELSNTVQPIGTVGGVGTFNLPEDALIVQGRLYVADTGFNRVKVWNDVLSATSGQSHDWILGEDNAADTKPEIGRNKLFWPGALGFDGRYLWVGEFKFSGRLVRFSRP; encoded by the coding sequence ATGGCCGGCCGATCGTCGACGCCCAGGCGCAGCGCCCTCGTCGCTCTCTTCATTTCCACCTGCTTGGTGAGCTTCGCCACCTGTTCGGGCGGCGACGACGGCACGGGGCCGGGCGGCGGCAGCACGCGGCCGGCCGCGGTCGCGAAGGTGAGCGGCGATGGCCAGAGCGGCACGGTGGGCGCGGCGCTGGCGTCCGAGCTCGTCGCCCGCGTCACGAATTCGGCTGGCGCTGCGCTGAGCGGCGTGAGCTTGAGCTGGGCGGTGACGGCCGGCGGCGGCTCGGTCGCGCCGAGCTCGTCGACGACCGATGCTTCCGGTCAGGCGCGCACCACCTGGACACTGGGGACGACGGCGGGCGCGAACACGGCCACGGCGACGGTCGGCTCACTCACCCCGGCCGCCTTCACGGCCACGGGCGCGGCGGATGCCGCAGCGTCCGTCCGCCTTAACCCGGACAGCCTCCGCTTCACGGCGGTCGGCGACACCAGCCGGCTGAGCGCCAGCGCTCAGGACCGCTTCGGCAACGCCGTCACGGGTGCGAGCTTCATCTGGACGTCACTCGACACGACCATCGCGACCGTGGACGCCACCGGCCTGGTTCGGGCGCGCGCAAACGGCGCTGGCAGCGTCGTCGCCACGACGGCGGGCAAGGCTGACACCGCGCGCGTGCGGGTCGCACAGGTCGCGACGACGGTGATCATCACGCCTGACGCCGACACGATCAACGCCATCGGCGACACCATCGTGCTTGCCGCCGCCGCGCGCGACCGCACCGGCAACGCGATCGCGAGCGCGGGCATCTCGTGGAGCAGTCTGGACACCGCGGTCGCTTCCGTCACCTCGATCGGCCGCGTGATCTCGCGCACCGCCGGTACGGCCCGCATTCGCGCCGCGGCCGATGCCGCCGCCGATACGGCCAGCATCCTGTCCCGCCAGATCGTCGCGAGCGTGAGCGTCAGCCCGAGCGCGCCCACGATCGAGATCGGCGACACGACGCGGCTGACTGCGACGGCGTCCGACTCGAACGGCGTCGCCAAGACCAACGCCAGCATCAGCTGGAGCAGTTCGGCCTCGACCGTGGCCAGCGTCAGCACGACCGGCCTGGTCACGGGTGTGGCGGCCGGCTCAGCGAACATCATCGCCACGAGCGAGGGGAAGAGCGACACGGCAGCGGTGACGGTGCAGAGCCGCGCGCCCTCCGTCGCCAAGTTCTTCGCATCCTACGCATTCGTCGATGCGGGGCAGGCCACCACTTTCGGCTGGTCGGTGTCCGACCCGGATGGCGACGCGGTGAGCTGCACGCTCGACGCGAATGGTGATGGCGCGACCGACTACACGATCAGCAACTGCATCTCCACGGTCTCACAGCGGCACACCTTCCCCTCCAGCGGCACGTTTGCCGCGCGGCTGACCGCCACGGACGCGCACGGGCGCACCAGTTCATCGACCCTGTCCATCACCGTCGGTGCGCGCACCAGCTTCGTCACGGGGCAGAATGCCGACCTGATGCTCTCCGGCATCGACTTCAACAACACGGGCGGCTCACTGCTGTTCAACCACACGGCGGGTATTGCGACCGACGGCACGCGGCTGTACCTGGCCGACCGCAACAACAACCGCGTGCTGGTCTGGACCACCCTGCCCACGGGCAATACCGCGCCCAATCTCGTGCTCGGCCAGCCGGACTTCACGAGCAACAACCCGGGCGTTGGCCGGAACCAGATGAACTGGCCCGTGCAGGTCTCGACGGACGGCACGCGCGTCGTGGTCGCCGACGCCTACAACGACCGGCTGCTGATCTGGAACTCGCCGCCTACGCAGAACGGCCAGGCGGCCGACGTGGTCGTCTCGGGTGACCTGCGCTGGCCCTGGGGCGTGTGGACCAACGGCACCAAGCTGGTCGCGACCAGCACCAGAGACGGCCGGACCTACATCTGGAACAGCTTCCCCACCGCGGACAATGCGGCAGCTAGCCTCACCCTGACCGGCGATTTCGGCACGCCGCGCACGATCACGAGCAACGGCACAGCGCTGATCATTGGCGACCACAACCCGCGGGTCTCGAATCAGCAGGGCAACTTCTTCTGGAATACGTTCCCCACCACGGACAACCAGGCCTACAGCTTTTTCCGCAACTCGCCCTTCGACCCGAACGCCGCGTGGATGCAGGGCGACATCACACCGGCGGGCAAGCTGATCCTGCTGGGCCGCCACCTGCACATCTGGAACAGCGTCCCCACCAGCGCGGCCACGAACCCGGACCTGACCGTCAGCTACGAGTTCAAGACCGGCGACGGCTCGCACGCGGCCCACACCAACGGCAAGTTGTTCCTGTCCGTGGCGAACGGGAACAAGATCCTGGCGTACAACGCGCTGCCGACCGGCTCGAGCCAGCAGCCCGACTTCGCCGTGGGCGCCTCGAGCATCAGCCAGAACACGCTGGAGACCAACTTCTTCATCACGAACCCGACCCCGGCGACCAACGGGACCAGCCTGCTCGTATCGTCGGACTTCGACCGCAAGCTCTACGTCTGGCGCACGATCCCGAGCGCGAGCGGCACGCACCCCGACGTGACCATCTCCGTGTCGAACCAGCCGCGCGACAACGCGATCTGGGGCAACACGTTCGTGATGGCGGGCGAGAGCACCGTGCACATCTGGACCAGCATCCCGCTCAACGGCGAGCCCGCCGACCGGACCCTCACGGGCGCCGGCTCGGTCTCGTTCAGCAACCTGCAGGGCGTGGCGCTCGATGACCGGTACTTCTACTTGTCGGACCAGAACGGAAGGATCTACGTCTGGGAGGGGCTCCCCACATCCAGCAGCGAGCCGAAGTACACGATCATGCTGCCCTCGGCGTTCGCCAGCCGCATCGCGAGCGATGGCGAGTACCTGGTTGCGAACGTCCGGAGCAACCACAACGCGGTGGTCTATCGCGTCTCGGAGCTGTCGAACACCGTGCAGCCGATCGGCACCGTGGGTGGTGTGGGCACGTTCAACCTGCCGGAGGACGCGCTCATCGTGCAGGGCCGGCTGTACGTGGCCGATACGGGCTTCAACCGGGTAAAGGTCTGGAACGACGTGCTGTCCGCGACCAGTGGCCAATCGCACGACTGGATTCTGGGCGAGGACAACGCGGCGGATACCAAGCCGGAGATCGGCCGCAACAAGCTGTTCTGGCCCGGCGCTCTCGGCTTCGACGGCCGCTATCTGTGGGTCGGCGAGTTCAAGTTCTCGGGCAGGTTGGTGAGGTTCAGCAGGCCCTGA
- a CDS encoding DUF2442 domain-containing protein yields MLYDIVEVEARADFKVWIRFEDGLEGVADLSDLAGRGVFKRWTDDPSEFSRVAVDPESGTIVWPGGLDVAPDGLYGDIARQAGRHAAGSKA; encoded by the coding sequence ATGCTGTACGACATCGTTGAAGTGGAGGCTCGAGCGGACTTCAAAGTCTGGATACGTTTCGAGGACGGCCTTGAAGGCGTGGCTGACCTCTCGGATCTCGCTGGCCGAGGCGTCTTCAAGCGGTGGACTGACGATCCGTCAGAGTTCTCTCGCGTAGCCGTAGACCCTGAGAGCGGAACGATAGTGTGGCCGGGCGGCCTCGACGTCGCACCCGACGGGCTGTATGGCGACATTGCTCGTCAGGCGGGCAGGCACGCGGCCGGATCGAAGGCATAG
- a CDS encoding DUF4160 domain-containing protein, which translates to MPKLSEFFGVAIYMYWGDHGTPHFHARYAGEKASIAIEDLSVLAGNLSPRALGLVVEWAALHQDELRLAWRRAMNNEPVGKIEPLT; encoded by the coding sequence GTGCCAAAGCTCAGTGAGTTCTTCGGAGTCGCGATCTACATGTACTGGGGAGACCACGGCACGCCGCATTTCCATGCGAGGTATGCCGGGGAAAAGGCCAGTATTGCGATCGAGGATCTCTCCGTCCTCGCGGGCAACTTGTCGCCCCGGGCGCTGGGTCTTGTAGTTGAATGGGCCGCTCTCCACCAGGATGAGCTGCGCCTCGCTTGGCGAAGGGCCATGAACAACGAGCCGGTTGGCAAGATCGAGCCCCTCACATAG
- a CDS encoding addiction module protein, with the protein MCCPGDHFQNGPDDHVGEFVELANGVARRAVSSQRRTASVDALPPEERADVAAELLASLDETDASVGDVQAEWAAEIPRDLPASARDDPGSRHRARPT; encoded by the coding sequence GTGTGCTGCCCTGGTGACCACTTCCAGAACGGCCCGGACGACCACGTCGGCGAGTTTGTAGAACTCGCCAATGGAGTGGCCCGGCGCGCCGTTTCGAGCCAGCGCCGGACCGCCAGCGTTGACGCGCTGCCGCCGGAAGAGCGGGCCGACGTCGCCGCCGAGCTGCTCGCAAGCCTGGACGAGACCGATGCAAGCGTTGGCGATGTGCAGGCGGAGTGGGCCGCCGAGATACCACGTGATCTACCTGCAAGCGCAAGGGACGATCCGGGTTCTCGCCATCGCGCACGACCGACGTAA